The DNA window CTGCGGCGTACGCGGCGATGATGAAATGGTCCAACGCAGGTCCGGCCTTTTTTTCACAAGGGTCTTAACCTGATCCATCAATGCTTCGGAATCCCAGTGATGGCTCTTGGGATCCAACCCTCCCACCAGGATCAGACCCCTTCGATGATCATGGGTGTCCGTGTATGCGACATTGTTGGGAGGACCGATGGTCTTGAATATATTATCCAGCAGCTTTTGCCGGTCGTGTTGCGGAACAAAACACAGGTCCATCCGGTCTCTGAAAGGAAAATCAGGCGTCATGCAGGTGACCACCCTGGCCCGGGCGCATTTCTTTTTAAAAAGAAGCATGGGAATGTGGGTGGCGGAACCGGTCCCGATGATCAGGTCCGCACGGTTTTCGCCATGCCTTGGAACAACCGGCCGAATCAGCAAGGCAATAAATGACAGCCATGCCCGGATGCGCTCGGCCCAGGAAAGGGGATTAACCATCCGGTGAGCCTCCTCAATGACCGTTAATTTCGACAAAGCATTCAACACGCCCCGGGTCTGCTTTTCATGACCCAGGCGGCCATCCCAGAAAGAAACCACCCGCAGCGATTCCAGTCCGTCGGGGTAATTTGTATCAATGTTTGCAGGTCGCGGTTTACTCATAATCAATCCAGCCGATCCCGAATAAACTCCAGAAACGTCCTACTTCCTCTCCGAAC is part of the Desulfobacterales bacterium genome and encodes:
- a CDS encoding mitochondrial fission ELM1 family protein; this encodes MSKPRPANIDTNYPDGLESLRVVSFWDGRLGHEKQTRGVLNALSKLTVIEEAHRMVNPLSWAERIRAWLSFIALLIRPVVPRHGENRADLIIGTGSATHIPMLLFKKKCARARVVTCMTPDFPFRDRMDLCFVPQHDRQKLLDNIFKTIGPPNNVAYTDTHDHRRGLILVGGLDPKSHHWDSEALMDQVKTLVKKRPDLRWTISSSPRTPQETLHQLEDLAARIDGVEFFNSINTPPGWIEQQYQQNLTVWVTADSVSMVYEALTAGCRVGILPVRWRQKYNKFQQSLDFLAANNYVTPYDTWLTAGHFTATGVRLDEASRCAQELLRRWWPNRLQ